The Streptomonospora litoralis genome window below encodes:
- the argS gene encoding arginine--tRNA ligase, translated as MADPQETLAARVQSALGAALGAEFADTDPVIRPSQFADYQANAALALAKRLGRAPRDVAADVVAQLDVDDLCREVEISGPGFINLTLRDDWIAARTQDLLGDPRAGVPRQHPQTIPLDYSAPNVAKEMHVGHLRTTVVGDALARTLEALGHDVVRQNHIGDWGTPFGMLIEHLLEAGEDSAEAGLLQTDPNAFYQAARTKFDDSAEFAARARKRVVELQAGDAETLRLWRELVDFSTVYFNKVYGRLDVTLTDSDLAGESTYNPMLPAVCEELERKGIAEISEGALCVFLDGFTGREDKPIPLIVRKSDGGYGYATTDLATVRYRVEQLAADRIVYVVGAPQALHFKMVWETARKAGWLPDDVETVHVQIGNVLGTDGKILRTRSGRSIRLMELLDEAVERAAKVVGDNRPDLDDSTRAAIAREVGIGAVKYADLSVSHDTEYVFDFDRMLALNGNTGPYLQYAAARIRSIFRKGGIAPEDATGPVAITEPAERDLALALLGFGPAVATVGATLEPHRLCGYLFDLAQAFTAFFEHCPVLQADDPAVRESRFALIAATLQTLVTGLGLLGVRAPEQM; from the coding sequence ATGGCCGACCCGCAGGAAACCCTCGCAGCACGGGTCCAGTCAGCACTCGGCGCCGCGCTCGGCGCCGAGTTCGCCGACACCGACCCCGTCATCCGTCCGTCGCAGTTCGCCGACTACCAGGCCAACGCCGCCCTGGCGCTGGCCAAGCGCCTCGGCCGAGCCCCGCGCGACGTCGCCGCCGACGTCGTCGCGCAGCTGGACGTCGACGACCTGTGCCGCGAGGTCGAGATCAGCGGCCCCGGCTTCATCAACCTGACCCTGCGCGACGACTGGATCGCCGCCCGGACCCAGGACCTGCTGGGCGACCCGCGGGCGGGTGTGCCCCGGCAGCATCCGCAGACCATCCCGCTGGACTATTCCGCGCCGAACGTCGCCAAGGAGATGCACGTCGGCCACCTGCGCACCACGGTCGTCGGCGACGCCCTGGCCCGGACCCTGGAGGCGCTGGGGCACGACGTCGTCCGGCAGAACCACATCGGCGACTGGGGCACCCCCTTCGGCATGCTCATCGAGCATCTGCTGGAGGCCGGCGAGGACTCCGCCGAGGCGGGGTTGCTGCAGACCGATCCCAACGCCTTCTACCAGGCGGCGCGCACCAAGTTCGACGACTCCGCGGAGTTCGCGGCGCGGGCGCGCAAGCGGGTCGTCGAACTCCAGGCGGGCGACGCCGAGACGCTGCGGCTGTGGCGCGAGCTGGTCGACTTCTCCACGGTCTACTTCAACAAGGTCTACGGTCGGCTGGACGTCACACTCACCGACTCCGACCTCGCCGGCGAGAGCACCTACAACCCCATGCTGCCCGCGGTGTGCGAGGAGCTGGAGCGCAAGGGCATCGCCGAGATCAGCGAGGGTGCGCTGTGCGTGTTCCTCGACGGGTTCACCGGCCGCGAGGACAAACCGATCCCGCTGATCGTCCGCAAGAGCGACGGCGGCTACGGCTACGCCACCACCGACCTCGCCACGGTGCGCTACCGGGTCGAGCAGCTGGCGGCCGACCGCATCGTCTACGTCGTGGGCGCACCGCAGGCCCTGCACTTCAAGATGGTCTGGGAGACCGCGCGCAAGGCCGGATGGCTGCCCGACGACGTCGAGACCGTCCACGTGCAGATCGGCAACGTGCTGGGCACCGACGGCAAGATCCTGCGCACCCGCAGCGGCCGGTCCATCCGGCTGATGGAGCTGCTGGACGAGGCCGTCGAGCGCGCGGCCAAGGTCGTCGGCGACAACCGCCCCGATCTCGACGACTCCACCCGGGCCGCCATCGCCCGCGAGGTCGGAATCGGCGCGGTGAAGTACGCCGACCTCTCAGTCTCCCACGACACCGAGTACGTCTTCGACTTCGACCGGATGCTGGCGCTGAACGGCAATACCGGCCCCTACCTGCAGTACGCTGCCGCGCGGATCCGCTCCATCTTCCGCAAGGGCGGCATCGCCCCCGAAGACGCAACGGGCCCGGTGGCCATCACAGAGCCGGCGGAGCGCGACCTCGCGCTGGCGCTGCTGGGCTTCGGCCCCGCGGTGGCCACCGTGGGCGCCACGCTGGAGCCGCACCGGCTGTGCGGCTACCTCTTCGACCTCGCCCAGGCGTTCACCGCGTTCTTCGAGCACTGCCCGGTGCTGCAGGCCGACGATCCGGCGGTGCGCGAGTCCCGCTTCGCGCTGATCGCGGCCACGCTGCAGACCCTCGTCACGGGTCTGGGGCTGCTCGGGGTGCGCGCGCCCGAGCAGATGTAG
- the plsX gene encoding phosphate acyltransferase PlsX — protein sequence MSTPQAGARRGPSGPIIALDAMGGDHGPQEAVRGAVRAVRDRGLRVVLVGRRTEVARLLAEEDAVGAMPVLHAEDALAMHEGALASWRRPRSSVAVACKLIRQGEASALVSAGSTGGVVATSTVRMRTQPGVLRPALAVALPTRPRPTVLLDAGANADAKPEMLVQFAHLGAAYARSAFGVENPRVGMLTIGSEPGKGNRLARKTAELLAATAAQAPTQAGRLDFRGNVEGHDLLAGEVDVVVTDGFTGNVALKTVEGAVRFTMDAVTEAMTAGTLAKAGALLQRRSLRELRNRLDSDTYGGAVLLGLNGSVVIAHGSSRAPAIERACQLAHDLTSGGIGEEVRSRVQATARSTPWRQRLGQGEEQQARP from the coding sequence GTGAGCACACCCCAAGCGGGCGCGCGTCGGGGTCCCAGCGGGCCGATCATCGCACTGGACGCCATGGGCGGCGATCACGGCCCGCAGGAGGCCGTACGGGGCGCCGTCCGCGCCGTCCGCGACCGCGGGCTGCGCGTAGTACTGGTGGGCAGGCGCACCGAGGTCGCCCGGCTGCTCGCCGAGGAGGACGCGGTGGGGGCCATGCCGGTCCTGCACGCCGAGGACGCCCTGGCGATGCACGAAGGCGCGCTGGCGAGCTGGCGCCGTCCCCGTTCCAGCGTCGCGGTGGCCTGCAAGCTGATCCGCCAGGGTGAAGCGAGCGCGCTGGTGTCGGCCGGCTCCACCGGCGGCGTGGTCGCCACCTCGACGGTGCGGATGCGCACCCAGCCCGGGGTGCTGCGGCCGGCGCTGGCCGTGGCGCTGCCCACCCGCCCGCGCCCCACGGTTCTGCTCGACGCCGGCGCCAACGCCGACGCCAAGCCCGAGATGCTGGTGCAGTTCGCCCACTTGGGCGCCGCCTACGCCCGCAGCGCCTTCGGTGTGGAGAACCCCCGGGTGGGGATGCTCACCATCGGCTCGGAACCGGGCAAGGGCAACCGGCTGGCCCGCAAGACCGCCGAACTGCTCGCGGCCACCGCGGCGCAGGCGCCGACGCAGGCGGGCCGGCTGGACTTCCGCGGCAATGTGGAGGGCCACGACCTGCTCGCGGGCGAGGTGGATGTCGTGGTCACCGACGGCTTCACCGGGAACGTGGCGCTGAAGACCGTCGAGGGGGCGGTGCGCTTCACCATGGACGCCGTCACCGAAGCCATGACCGCCGGCACGCTGGCCAAGGCCGGGGCGCTGCTGCAGCGCAGATCGCTGCGGGAGCTGCGCAACCGACTGGACAGCGACACCTACGGCGGAGCGGTGCTGCTGGGGCTCAACGGAAGTGTGGTGATCGCCCACGGCTCCAGCCGCGCACCCGCCATCGAGCGCGCGTGCCAACTGGCCCACGACCTGACCTCGGGGGGGATCGGCGAGGAGGTGCGCAGCCGCGTGCAGGCCACCGCGCGCTCCACGCCGTGGCGCCAGCGGCTGGGCCAGGGCGAGGAGCAGCAGGCGCGCCCGTAG
- a CDS encoding KamA family radical SAM protein, with protein MSLTHDAAPSPPQSTGRRFRAYTTKHLDELTARAGLDAAERLAVRAVATVLPFRVNSYVVDELIDWDAAPDDPIYRLVFPQADMLPSTDVARIADLLRREAPRKDLNQAANEVRAKLNPHPAGQMELNVPSSEEEDPLEGMQHKYHETVLFFPKQGQTCHAYCTYCFRWAQFVGEPDLKFASGEIDHLVAYLHRHPEVTSVLFTGGDPMIMGEGVLSRYIEPLLQVETLESIRIGTKSLAYWPQRFTTDPDADETLRLFERVAEAGKNLAFMAHFSHPNEMLPDLVQQAVSRIRATGSVIRTQAPLIRTINDDPATWESMWRTHVRHGMVPYYMFVERDTGPQDYFAVPLAQAYEIFREAYAGVSGLARTVRGPSMSATPGKVCIDGVAEVAGEKVFVCHFIQARDPELVGKPFFARYDEKAAWLTDLEPALGATRFPHEQGRPENTHADLVGAAHP; from the coding sequence GTGAGCTTGACGCACGACGCGGCACCGTCCCCGCCCCAGTCAACCGGGCGTCGGTTTCGTGCCTACACGACGAAACACCTGGACGAGCTCACGGCCCGCGCCGGGCTGGACGCGGCCGAACGCCTCGCCGTCCGCGCGGTCGCCACGGTGCTGCCGTTCCGGGTCAACAGCTACGTCGTCGACGAGCTGATCGACTGGGACGCCGCGCCGGACGATCCGATCTACCGCCTCGTATTCCCGCAGGCGGACATGCTCCCCTCCACCGACGTCGCGCGGATCGCCGACCTGCTGCGCCGCGAGGCGCCGCGCAAGGACCTCAACCAGGCGGCCAACGAGGTCCGCGCGAAGCTGAACCCGCACCCGGCCGGGCAGATGGAGCTCAACGTCCCCTCCTCCGAGGAGGAGGACCCGCTGGAGGGCATGCAGCACAAGTACCACGAGACGGTGCTGTTCTTCCCCAAGCAGGGCCAGACCTGCCACGCCTACTGCACCTACTGCTTCCGCTGGGCGCAGTTCGTGGGCGAGCCGGACTTGAAGTTCGCGTCCGGTGAGATCGACCACCTGGTCGCCTACCTGCACCGCCACCCCGAGGTCACCAGCGTGCTGTTCACCGGCGGCGACCCGATGATCATGGGCGAGGGCGTGCTGTCGCGCTACATCGAGCCGCTGCTGCAGGTGGAGACACTGGAGTCCATCCGCATCGGCACCAAGTCGCTGGCGTATTGGCCGCAGCGCTTCACCACCGACCCGGACGCCGACGAAACGCTGCGGCTGTTCGAACGGGTCGCCGAGGCCGGGAAGAACCTGGCCTTCATGGCGCATTTCTCCCATCCCAACGAGATGCTGCCCGACCTGGTCCAGCAGGCGGTCTCGCGCATCCGCGCCACCGGGTCGGTCATCCGCACCCAGGCGCCGCTGATCCGCACGATCAACGACGACCCCGCCACCTGGGAGAGCATGTGGCGCACCCACGTCCGCCACGGCATGGTGCCCTACTACATGTTCGTCGAGCGCGACACCGGACCGCAGGACTACTTCGCCGTGCCGCTCGCCCAGGCCTACGAGATCTTCCGCGAGGCCTACGCCGGCGTCTCCGGACTGGCGCGCACGGTGCGCGGCCCCTCCATGTCGGCCACCCCCGGCAAGGTGTGCATCGACGGCGTCGCCGAGGTCGCCGGCGAGAAGGTGTTCGTGTGCCACTTCATCCAAGCACGCGACCCCGAACTGGTGGGCAAGCCGTTCTTCGCGCGCTACGACGAGAAGGCGGCCTGGCTGACCGACCTCGAACCGGCACTCGGCGCCACTCGCTTCCCCCATGAGCAGGGCCGTCCCGAGAACACGCACGCCGATCTCGTCGGCGCCGCCCACCCCTGA
- a CDS encoding ROK family glucokinase: MATSREGDRFHYRGLVIGVDIGGSKVAAGVVTPGGRILARTRAETPHRSKSPKTVEDTIAAVVAELRRSYPVRAVGVGAAGFVDDQRATVLFAPHLSWRAEPLREALRSRLQLPIVVENDANAAAWAEVRVGAGRGAADSVVVNLGTGIGGAVVIGGELYRGRHGIAGEFGHMTVVPGGLRCECGNRGCWEQYASGNAVTREARELAAADSPVARGLLNAVAGNPSLITGGLVSELAREGDLACVELLEEAGDWLGLGLANLAAAFDPELFVIGGGVSESGELLLEPARRAFRRTLTGRGYRPEPGVVAAELGNEAGLIGAADLARDALPRWRQGRRQRRIGTPPRRRGRLR; this comes from the coding sequence ATGGCTACTTCGCGCGAAGGCGACCGCTTCCACTACCGCGGCCTGGTGATCGGCGTCGACATCGGCGGCAGCAAGGTCGCCGCGGGAGTGGTCACTCCCGGCGGCCGCATCCTGGCGCGCACCCGTGCCGAAACCCCCCATCGCAGCAAAAGCCCGAAGACGGTCGAGGACACCATCGCCGCCGTGGTGGCCGAACTGCGGCGCTCCTACCCGGTGCGTGCCGTGGGCGTGGGCGCGGCCGGCTTCGTCGACGACCAGCGGGCCACCGTGTTGTTCGCGCCCCACCTGTCCTGGCGTGCGGAGCCGCTGCGCGAGGCATTGCGCAGCAGGCTGCAGCTGCCGATCGTGGTCGAGAACGACGCCAACGCCGCCGCGTGGGCCGAGGTCCGCGTCGGAGCGGGGAGAGGGGCCGCGGACTCGGTCGTGGTCAACCTGGGCACCGGCATCGGGGGTGCCGTGGTCATCGGAGGCGAGCTGTACCGCGGCCGCCACGGCATTGCCGGCGAGTTCGGGCACATGACGGTGGTGCCCGGGGGTCTGCGGTGCGAATGCGGCAACCGCGGTTGCTGGGAGCAGTACGCCAGCGGCAACGCGGTCACCCGGGAGGCGCGCGAGCTGGCCGCGGCCGACTCGCCGGTCGCGCGGGGTCTGCTCAACGCGGTGGCCGGGAACCCGTCGCTGATCACCGGTGGGCTGGTGAGCGAGCTGGCGCGGGAGGGCGACTTGGCCTGCGTCGAACTGCTGGAGGAGGCGGGGGACTGGCTCGGCCTGGGCCTGGCCAACCTCGCAGCGGCCTTCGACCCCGAGCTGTTCGTGATCGGCGGGGGCGTCTCGGAGAGCGGCGAGCTGCTGCTGGAGCCGGCGCGCCGCGCCTTCCGGCGCACGCTGACCGGCCGCGGATACCGCCCGGAGCCCGGCGTCGTCGCGGCCGAGCTGGGCAACGAGGCCGGGCTGATCGGTGCCGCCGACCTCGCCCGTGACGCGCTGCCGCGCTGGCGCCAGGGCCGCCGCCAGCGCCGCATCGGCACCCCGCCGCGGCGCCGCGGGCGTCTGCGGTAG
- a CDS encoding SDR family NAD(P)-dependent oxidoreductase, translating to MELNGVAALVSGGASGLGEATVKDLAAAGASVVIADLNAERGEALAKEVGGTFVATDVSDEDQVQAAVQAAVDTGRPLRAAVSCAGIGWATRTVNKEGVPHDLASYKKVVEVNLIGTFNVVRLSAAAMSSTEPANEDGERGAIVNTASVAGLEGQIGQIAYSSSKGGIIGMTVPAARDLAAAGIRVNTIAPGILDTPIYGQGPESEEFKQRLAAPVPFPKRLGTGAEFAKLVRSLVENTYINAEVVRLDGGLRMPPK from the coding sequence ATGGAGCTGAATGGAGTTGCCGCCCTCGTTTCCGGCGGCGCAAGCGGGCTGGGTGAAGCCACCGTCAAGGACCTCGCCGCCGCGGGGGCGAGCGTCGTCATCGCCGACCTGAACGCCGAGCGCGGCGAGGCGCTGGCCAAGGAGGTCGGCGGCACCTTCGTCGCCACCGACGTCTCCGACGAGGACCAGGTGCAGGCGGCCGTGCAGGCAGCTGTGGACACCGGCCGACCGCTGCGCGCGGCGGTCTCGTGCGCGGGTATCGGCTGGGCCACGCGCACGGTCAACAAGGAAGGCGTGCCCCACGATCTCGCGAGCTACAAGAAGGTCGTCGAGGTCAACCTCATCGGCACGTTCAACGTGGTGCGGCTGTCCGCGGCGGCGATGTCGTCCACCGAGCCCGCCAACGAGGACGGCGAGCGCGGCGCCATCGTCAACACCGCCTCCGTCGCCGGGCTGGAGGGCCAGATCGGGCAGATCGCCTACTCCTCCTCCAAGGGCGGCATCATCGGCATGACCGTTCCGGCTGCGCGCGACCTGGCCGCGGCCGGTATCCGGGTGAACACCATCGCGCCGGGCATTCTGGACACCCCGATCTACGGCCAGGGCCCCGAGTCCGAGGAGTTCAAGCAGCGCCTCGCCGCACCCGTGCCGTTCCCCAAGCGTCTGGGCACCGGAGCCGAATTCGCCAAGCTGGTGCGCTCGCTGGTGGAGAACACTTACATCAACGCCGAGGTCGTCCGGCTCGACGGCGGCCTGCGCATGCCCCCCAAGTAG
- a CDS encoding crotonase/enoyl-CoA hydratase family protein codes for MSDEVSYTAQDGVAVITIDRPQAKNAVNAAVAQGVAEALDDLDSRNDLVVGILTGAGETFCSGMDLKAFMQGEVPTVEGRGFAGFAQRPPRKPLIAAVEGYALAGGFEAVLACDLVVAAEDAKFGIPEVKRGLVAGGGGLLRLQHRIPRNIAMEFALTGDFVEAPRMAELGLVNSVTASGGALEGARALAARIAANAPLAVSVSKQVITESEDWTSDEMWQRQDPITGPVFVSHDAMEGAAAFAEKRPPQWKGE; via the coding sequence ATGAGCGACGAGGTGAGCTACACCGCCCAGGACGGCGTCGCCGTTATCACGATCGACCGCCCGCAGGCCAAGAACGCCGTCAACGCCGCCGTGGCCCAGGGTGTCGCCGAGGCGCTGGACGACCTGGACTCCCGCAACGACCTGGTCGTGGGCATCCTCACCGGCGCCGGGGAGACGTTCTGCTCGGGCATGGACCTCAAGGCGTTCATGCAGGGCGAGGTCCCCACGGTGGAAGGCCGCGGATTCGCCGGATTCGCCCAGCGCCCCCCGCGAAAGCCGCTGATCGCGGCCGTGGAGGGCTATGCGCTGGCGGGCGGCTTCGAGGCGGTACTGGCCTGCGACCTGGTGGTGGCCGCCGAGGACGCCAAGTTCGGGATCCCCGAGGTGAAGCGCGGGTTGGTGGCCGGCGGTGGCGGACTGCTGCGCCTGCAGCATCGCATTCCGCGCAACATCGCCATGGAGTTCGCGCTCACCGGCGACTTCGTCGAAGCGCCGCGCATGGCCGAGCTGGGGTTGGTGAACAGTGTCACGGCCTCGGGCGGCGCGCTGGAGGGCGCCCGTGCGCTCGCGGCGCGCATCGCGGCCAACGCGCCGCTGGCCGTGTCGGTCTCCAAGCAGGTGATCACCGAGTCCGAGGACTGGACGAGCGACGAGATGTGGCAGCGCCAGGACCCCATCACGGGGCCGGTGTTCGTCAGCCATGACGCGATGGAGGGCGCCGCGGCCTTCGCCGAGAAGCGTCCACCGCAGTGGAAAGGCGAGTAG
- a CDS encoding carboxymuconolactone decarboxylase family protein produces MRHGRIHWYSPDELSAEQRAIYDGVLAKYGSEPPFELVDADGRLHGPFNAMLAAPGVGAALQHLSAAVGARTSLSARIREIAILTVATARASAFEWSAHRGLAAEAGLAESEIAALGGHATPESFGPADRAALDFTRALLRDRDTSAACHTAAEEHFGEAGVVELVTLVGYYDLLATLLRALRVPLPED; encoded by the coding sequence ATGCGCCACGGACGGATCCACTGGTACTCCCCCGACGAGCTGTCCGCCGAGCAGCGGGCGATCTACGACGGTGTGCTGGCCAAGTACGGCAGCGAACCGCCCTTCGAGCTGGTCGACGCGGACGGCCGGCTGCACGGCCCGTTCAACGCGATGCTGGCCGCGCCGGGCGTCGGCGCAGCTTTGCAGCACCTGAGCGCGGCCGTGGGGGCGCGGACCTCGCTGTCGGCGCGCATCCGGGAGATCGCGATCCTGACCGTCGCCACCGCCCGGGCGAGCGCCTTCGAATGGTCGGCGCACCGGGGACTGGCCGCCGAGGCGGGGCTGGCGGAGAGCGAGATCGCGGCGCTGGGCGGCCACGCCACCCCTGAGTCCTTCGGCCCCGCCGACCGGGCCGCGCTCGACTTCACCCGCGCGCTGCTGCGCGACCGCGACACGTCCGCCGCCTGCCACACCGCCGCCGAGGAGCATTTCGGCGAGGCCGGTGTGGTCGAACTCGTCACGCTGGTGGGCTACTACGACTTGCTGGCCACCCTGTTGCGCGCCCTGCGCGTGCCACTGCCGGAGGATTAG
- a CDS encoding ABC transporter ATP-binding protein yields MSTADVAPADDGGGENAISVRELRQGYGDFEAVRGISLEVGRGELFALLGTNGAGKTTTIETLEGFRRPASGSVRVFGVDPYGRPPELRERVDAVLQHSGLFPELTVAETIDLSRDLAADPMERGEVLELTGLADKAKVPVSRLSGGQKRRLDLGLAVLSRPEVLFLDEPTTGMDPEARRNTWGTVSELVRDGMAILLTTHYLEEAEHLADRLAIMHRGEIRVEGTLRDVVVEWGDRIAFRLPADVRSADLPELPGASAEVEMRGSEPWVGYTVRGDDADGRAHRAMGPLLEWSRQHGITLERLELRGASLEDVFLGVAEGAADVVSGRSD; encoded by the coding sequence ATGAGCACAGCAGATGTTGCCCCGGCCGACGACGGCGGCGGCGAGAACGCGATCAGTGTCCGCGAACTGCGGCAGGGCTACGGCGACTTCGAGGCCGTCCGGGGGATCTCCCTGGAGGTCGGGCGGGGGGAGCTGTTCGCGCTGCTGGGCACCAACGGCGCGGGCAAGACCACCACGATCGAGACCCTCGAAGGCTTCCGTCGGCCCGCCTCGGGCTCGGTGCGCGTCTTCGGCGTCGATCCCTACGGACGGCCGCCCGAACTGCGCGAGCGTGTCGACGCCGTGCTCCAGCACAGCGGCCTGTTCCCGGAGCTGACCGTGGCCGAGACGATCGACCTCTCCCGGGACCTCGCCGCCGATCCGATGGAGCGCGGCGAGGTGCTGGAGCTGACCGGCCTCGCCGACAAGGCCAAGGTCCCGGTCAGCCGGCTCTCCGGCGGGCAGAAGCGCCGACTCGACCTTGGGTTGGCGGTGCTCTCCCGGCCCGAGGTGCTCTTCCTGGACGAGCCGACCACGGGGATGGACCCCGAGGCGCGCCGGAACACCTGGGGCACCGTCTCCGAACTGGTGCGCGATGGGATGGCAATCCTGCTCACCACGCACTACCTGGAGGAGGCCGAGCACCTCGCCGACCGGTTGGCGATCATGCACCGCGGCGAGATCCGGGTCGAGGGCACGCTGCGCGACGTCGTCGTCGAGTGGGGCGACCGCATCGCCTTCCGCCTGCCCGCCGACGTGCGTTCGGCGGACCTGCCCGAGCTGCCCGGCGCGAGCGCCGAGGTGGAGATGCGCGGCAGCGAGCCCTGGGTGGGTTACACCGTGCGCGGCGACGACGCCGACGGCCGCGCCCACCGGGCGATGGGGCCGCTGCTGGAGTGGTCCCGGCAGCACGGGATCACCTTGGAGCGGCTGGAGCTGCGCGGCGCCTCGCTGGAGGACGTCTTCCTCGGCGTCGCCGAGGGTGCCGCCGACGTCGTATCCGGCCGTTCGGACTGA
- a CDS encoding ABC transporter permease — protein sequence MTATTEAAGPVAATRTAAQRRPVSPMRQALRLTRTEFTLMYRYRTALFFVLFPLVFVGLSMVARGDSPIPGVDAAALNAAGTPAIIAMMIGIMHVSNIYSARREQLILKRFRASGVPPTALFGATTLSVLAVVVLLSAVVVAGLGIGFGVVPADPVLVVLSVLVTTVTMALLGAALTRFARNAESAQMISMVPFLLLYASSGLMIPLEIFPDQVATAAQLLPTAPAVDLIRSGYLGYDLFGGVAQAQSATGAELWIAALPSLAVLLAWLAIAVLAVRFFRWDPRQPK from the coding sequence ATGACCGCCACCACCGAAGCCGCCGGCCCGGTCGCCGCCACCCGGACGGCCGCGCAGCGCCGCCCCGTCAGCCCGATGCGGCAGGCCCTGCGGCTGACCCGCACCGAGTTCACCCTGATGTACCGATACCGCACGGCGCTTTTCTTCGTGCTCTTCCCGCTCGTCTTCGTCGGCCTGAGCATGGTCGCGCGCGGCGACTCGCCCATCCCGGGCGTCGACGCCGCCGCGCTGAACGCCGCCGGCACACCGGCGATCATCGCGATGATGATCGGGATCATGCACGTCTCCAACATCTACTCGGCCCGCCGGGAGCAGCTGATCCTCAAGCGTTTCCGCGCCAGCGGAGTGCCGCCCACAGCGCTGTTCGGCGCGACGACGCTGTCCGTTCTGGCGGTAGTCGTGCTACTGAGCGCCGTGGTCGTGGCGGGGCTGGGTATCGGGTTCGGCGTGGTTCCGGCCGACCCGGTGCTGGTGGTGCTGTCCGTGCTGGTGACGACGGTGACCATGGCACTGCTCGGCGCCGCCTTGACCCGCTTCGCGCGCAACGCCGAGAGCGCGCAGATGATTAGCATGGTCCCGTTTCTGCTGCTCTACGCCTCAAGCGGGTTGATGATCCCGCTGGAGATCTTCCCCGACCAGGTCGCGACGGCGGCGCAGCTGCTGCCGACCGCGCCGGCGGTCGACCTGATCCGCTCCGGTTACCTCGGCTACGACCTCTTCGGCGGCGTGGCCCAAGCGCAGTCGGCCACCGGGGCCGAGCTGTGGATCGCCGCACTGCCCTCGCTCGCGGTACTGCTGGCCTGGCTCGCGATCGCCGTGCTCGCCGTGCGCTTCTTCCGCTGGGACCCCCGCCAACCCAAGTAA
- a CDS encoding sensor histidine kinase → MAANDIPVQAPADRMGYRLNRARRIVLLLSLSTPVFCVLTALVAVAESASRPERMAAYAGRVPGALGDGLTVAGVLCSVVLAYFSMRVIRTRIDRPSTTLRRDVTLSALALLATTGLLGPNPFALSAAQFWGASVAITGRFRSKAAYVVLMLVAGVAPVVVELWNGPLQAMVLVVIILAGIQLVVWLVMVGSNAAFVLLWDVVTEAYAARDAQTRLAVSEERLRFSRDMHDLLGHSLSALAVKSELSARLAGIDPQGAAREMTAVQHLARDALREVRSAVSGYRDVDLVAETASVQAVLTAAGVRCTVTGADADLPVEQRAIASWVVREGTTNVLRHSTAKHCAVTLRRDAGTLVIEIFNDGVHGQSGGSVPFGNGLSGLAERVAAAGGALTTGLVSGGEGFLLRAVLPLPAQPSAPELQQPAADPGREDVTA, encoded by the coding sequence GTGGCCGCGAACGACATCCCCGTCCAGGCCCCCGCCGACCGGATGGGGTACAGGCTGAACCGGGCCCGCCGCATCGTGCTGCTGCTGTCGCTGAGCACGCCGGTGTTCTGCGTGCTGACCGCGCTGGTCGCCGTCGCCGAATCGGCATCGCGGCCGGAGCGAATGGCCGCCTACGCCGGCCGCGTGCCCGGGGCCCTGGGCGACGGATTGACCGTGGCCGGCGTGCTCTGCTCGGTCGTCCTCGCCTACTTCTCGATGCGGGTGATCCGCACCCGCATCGACCGCCCGTCGACCACCCTGCGCCGGGACGTCACGCTGTCCGCCCTGGCGCTGCTGGCTACGACCGGTCTGCTCGGCCCCAACCCGTTCGCGCTCAGCGCGGCCCAGTTCTGGGGCGCGAGCGTGGCGATCACCGGCCGGTTCCGCAGCAAGGCCGCCTACGTCGTGCTGATGCTCGTGGCGGGAGTCGCGCCGGTGGTCGTGGAACTCTGGAACGGTCCGCTGCAGGCCATGGTGCTGGTCGTGATCATCCTGGCGGGCATTCAGCTCGTCGTCTGGCTGGTCATGGTGGGCAGCAACGCCGCATTCGTTCTGCTCTGGGACGTCGTGACCGAGGCCTACGCCGCCCGCGACGCCCAGACGCGGTTGGCCGTCTCCGAAGAGCGGCTGCGCTTCTCCCGCGACATGCACGACCTGCTCGGGCACAGCCTCTCGGCGCTCGCGGTCAAGAGCGAACTCTCCGCGCGCCTGGCCGGGATCGACCCGCAGGGAGCGGCGCGCGAGATGACAGCCGTGCAGCATCTGGCCCGCGACGCGCTGCGCGAGGTGCGCTCGGCCGTGTCCGGCTACCGCGACGTGGACCTGGTCGCCGAGACCGCCAGCGTCCAGGCGGTCCTCACGGCCGCGGGCGTGCGCTGCACCGTCACCGGCGCCGACGCCGATCTGCCCGTCGAGCAGCGGGCCATCGCCTCGTGGGTGGTGCGCGAGGGAACCACCAACGTGTTGCGGCACAGCACCGCAAAGCACTGCGCGGTCACGCTGCGCCGCGACGCGGGCACCCTGGTCATCGAGATCTTCAACGACGGTGTGCACGGGCAGAGCGGCGGCTCCGTCCCGTTCGGCAACGGGTTGTCGGGCCTGGCCGAACGCGTCGCCGCCGCGGGCGGGGCCCTCACCACTGGTCTCGTCTCCGGCGGTGAGGGATTCCTGCTGCGTGCGGTCCTCCCGCTGCCCGCGCAGCCGTCCGCCCCCGAACTCCAACAGCCCGCTGCCGACCCCGGCCGAGAGGACGTGACCGCGTGA